The Skermanella pratensis genome has a window encoding:
- a CDS encoding branched-chain amino acid ABC transporter permease — protein sequence MPVWLDDFLFTYETLIHALGVHGLLALSMYCVMAVGQLSLGQAAFMGIGAYTGALLTLKLGLPFWLVLPLSALAPALVALVIGGPTLRLSGVYLAISTIALGEVLRVLYINAEGLTGGALGLSGIPRKADLWLIYLLLLLGVVGFWMVGRSKIGRAMEAMREDEAVAGVMGVNLPRYKLGALIVSSMLAGLAGCLTAHSNSFIGPNEFGFEMAVTILSFALLGGIGTPVAPVIGAMILTALPEVLRPLQDFRLVINGLIIVVAVLFLPRGVIPFRLRRAP from the coding sequence ATGCCCGTATGGCTCGACGATTTCCTTTTCACCTACGAGACGCTGATCCACGCTCTCGGGGTCCACGGGCTGCTGGCCTTGTCGATGTATTGCGTGATGGCCGTGGGGCAGCTCTCCCTGGGGCAGGCCGCCTTCATGGGGATCGGCGCCTATACCGGGGCGCTGCTGACGCTGAAGCTGGGGCTGCCGTTCTGGCTGGTGCTGCCGCTGTCGGCCCTGGCGCCGGCACTGGTGGCGCTGGTGATCGGCGGCCCGACGCTGCGGCTGAGCGGTGTCTATCTCGCGATCTCCACCATCGCCCTCGGCGAGGTTCTGCGCGTCCTCTACATCAACGCCGAAGGACTGACCGGCGGCGCGCTCGGTCTGTCCGGAATCCCGCGGAAGGCGGACCTGTGGCTCATCTATCTGCTGCTCCTGCTCGGCGTCGTCGGGTTCTGGATGGTCGGGCGGTCGAAGATCGGCCGCGCCATGGAGGCGATGCGCGAGGACGAGGCGGTGGCCGGCGTCATGGGCGTCAACCTGCCGCGCTACAAGCTGGGGGCGTTGATCGTCTCCTCCATGCTGGCGGGGCTGGCCGGCTGCCTGACGGCGCACAGCAACAGCTTCATCGGTCCCAATGAGTTCGGTTTCGAAATGGCCGTGACGATCCTCAGCTTCGCGCTGCTCGGCGGCATCGGCACTCCCGTCGCCCCGGTGATCGGCGCCATGATCCTGACGGCGCTGCCGGAGGTGCTGCGTCCGCTCCAGGATTTCCGGCTGGTGATCAACGGGCTGATCATCGTCGTCGCGGTGCTGTTCCTGCCGCGCGGCGTTATTCCGTTCAGGCTGAGGCGGGCGCCATGA
- a CDS encoding branched-chain amino acid ABC transporter permease has translation MLSQQLVNGLVLGSTYALFALGFTLIFGVLRVINLTYGFYFSVGAFVALAAARELGANIWVALPLGAVAAGLVAVVADWLLLTRLRRAKAGELASLMVTLGAVLALYSLMAVFIGTDIQRFPFGFVDNSALEFGDVRISTVQILIIGTTLVLVALLFVLLQRTRLGLMIRALAENEDAARLMGINVGLTVAAVSFLSGMLGGAAGVLIGLNFNAIQPFMGEHMMLRGFAVIIIGGLGDIRGALIAGVLLGLLEVLTAGYISSNAREAVAFTILVLTLWFRPVGLFGRAQAKRA, from the coding sequence ATGCTGTCCCAACAATTGGTCAACGGCCTGGTGCTGGGTTCGACCTATGCGCTTTTCGCGCTGGGGTTCACGCTGATCTTCGGTGTGCTCCGGGTCATCAACCTGACCTATGGCTTCTATTTCTCGGTCGGCGCCTTCGTGGCCCTGGCCGCCGCGCGCGAGCTTGGCGCCAATATCTGGGTGGCGTTGCCTCTGGGCGCGGTCGCGGCCGGGCTGGTGGCCGTCGTCGCGGACTGGCTCCTGCTGACGCGGCTTCGCCGGGCGAAGGCCGGTGAGCTTGCGTCGCTGATGGTGACGCTGGGCGCCGTGCTGGCGCTCTATTCGCTGATGGCGGTCTTCATCGGCACCGATATCCAGCGCTTCCCCTTCGGCTTCGTCGACAATTCCGCCCTGGAATTCGGTGATGTTCGCATCTCCACGGTGCAGATCCTGATCATCGGCACCACTCTGGTGCTGGTGGCACTTCTGTTCGTGCTGCTCCAGCGCACCAGGCTGGGCCTGATGATCCGCGCCCTGGCGGAGAACGAGGACGCCGCCAGGCTGATGGGCATCAATGTCGGCCTGACCGTGGCCGCCGTCTCCTTCCTGTCCGGCATGCTGGGCGGGGCGGCCGGCGTCCTGATCGGCCTGAATTTCAATGCGATCCAGCCTTTCATGGGCGAGCACATGATGCTTCGGGGTTTCGCCGTCATCATCATCGGCGGCCTGGGCGATATCCGCGGCGCGCTGATCGCCGGCGTGCTGCTGGGCCTGCTGGAAGTGCTGACCGCAGGTTATATCTCGTCCAACGCCAGGGAGGCGGTCGCTTTCACCATCCTGGTGCTGACCCTGTGGTTCCGCCCGGTCGGCCTTTTCGGCCGCGCCCAGGCGAAGAGGGCCTGA
- a CDS encoding ABC transporter substrate-binding protein, producing MSRLLATVGAIALGSLLATPVMAQETVTIGAIEILSGPSAAYGTAIKGGLELAMDEINAKGGVLGGKKLALIVEDSAGNKDQAVNAARKLVGRDKVPVVIGPTLSNEMFAVGPVTNGREVVTVGTSTTAKGITEIGPFIFRTSLPESDVVPVTLKTAQEKFGIKKIAMMYANDDAFSKSGFDSMKAAAEELGLEIATIETFGSKDTDFSAQLTKIKGLGVEAITISALVEPISGVVLQARQLGIPDSVRFIGGNGANSPKLGEIAGAAADGLLVGSPWFIAKPDEANRKFVADYKQRNGKDPDQFAAQAYDTMYIVAQAIDRAGAAESDKIRQALYKTDFNGVMGPFTFTEGRDPASNEGVVVLSMKNGRFEILE from the coding sequence ATGTCCAGGTTGCTTGCGACGGTAGGGGCGATCGCGCTCGGTTCGCTCCTGGCGACGCCTGTCATGGCGCAGGAGACGGTGACCATCGGTGCCATCGAGATCCTGTCCGGGCCGAGTGCCGCCTACGGCACCGCCATCAAGGGCGGCCTCGAACTGGCGATGGACGAGATCAACGCCAAGGGCGGCGTGCTCGGCGGGAAGAAGCTGGCGCTGATCGTCGAGGATTCGGCCGGCAACAAGGACCAGGCTGTCAACGCCGCGCGCAAGCTGGTGGGACGCGACAAGGTGCCGGTCGTGATCGGCCCGACGCTGTCCAACGAGATGTTCGCGGTCGGTCCGGTCACCAACGGCCGCGAAGTGGTCACGGTCGGCACATCGACCACCGCCAAAGGCATCACCGAGATCGGCCCGTTCATCTTCCGCACCTCGCTGCCGGAATCCGACGTCGTTCCGGTCACGCTGAAGACGGCGCAGGAGAAGTTCGGCATCAAGAAGATCGCGATGATGTACGCGAACGACGACGCCTTCAGCAAGTCGGGCTTCGACAGCATGAAGGCCGCGGCCGAGGAGCTGGGGCTGGAGATCGCGACGATCGAGACCTTCGGCAGCAAGGACACCGACTTCTCGGCCCAGCTCACCAAGATCAAGGGCCTTGGCGTCGAAGCCATCACCATCTCGGCGCTGGTCGAGCCGATTTCCGGCGTCGTCCTCCAGGCGCGCCAGCTCGGCATCCCCGACAGCGTCCGCTTCATCGGCGGCAACGGTGCGAACTCGCCGAAGCTGGGCGAGATCGCCGGTGCCGCGGCCGACGGCCTGCTGGTCGGCAGCCCCTGGTTCATCGCCAAGCCGGACGAGGCGAACCGGAAGTTCGTGGCCGACTACAAGCAGCGGAACGGCAAGGACCCGGACCAGTTCGCGGCGCAGGCCTATGACACGATGTACATCGTGGCCCAGGCGATCGACCGGGCGGGTGCGGCCGAGAGCGACAAGATCCGCCAGGCGCTCTACAAGACCGACTTCAACGGCGTCATGGGGCCGTTCACCTTCACCGAGGGTCGCGATCCCGCCTCGAACGAGGGCGTCGTCGTGCTGTCCATGAAAAACGGCCGCTTCGAAATACTGGAGTAG